AGCCTAAGAAGTCCTCATAACATCGTGGATATCACATATTGGGGTTAGGAAAACTGATATTCGGACAAAACAATGTCTCGGGCATGAGATTTTGTCTGAAGTGACCTCGTGTTCGGACAAAATCGTGTCTCAGGCATACGATTTTGTCCTATGTGCTACGGGGTTCGGACAAAACAACGTCTCAATCAGGGGTTTTTGTCCGATGAGACCTGTATTTGGTGATGAAGTTACCTTAACCTCGCCTGTGCAGTGGGATTTTTAATCAGGAGTCCCAAAAACCAAAGCCGTAAGGTATATATATTGGCCACACTGCTTGCTTATATGCCTTTTTTCCTCATTATTAGCCAATATGTGTTAATGCCTTTTAAAAATGGGTAAAAGAAAGTGTCATATTTATAAACTATTTTTAAAAGGTTGGGGTGCTCAGTGAGCAAGAATTCAATAGTTACACGTTTTCTAAGAGGCTGGAAAAGGCTACATATGAACCAGGTGCTGGTATTGTCAGTTTCGACAGCGGTACTGGCATTCTTGAGTTTCTTCCATGTGTATTCTGAGGGGGCTGACATTAGCGCATTGAATGATGACATGGCACAGTCGACCGTCATCTATGATGCGAATGGTGAAGTTGCCAGCAAAATTTCGGCATTGAAAAATGAAGGGATTAAGATAGAGGATGTTCCGGATCATGTAAAGAATGCCGTCATTGCGATCGAGGACCATCGTTTTTATGAACACGATGGGGTGGACCTTGTGGGGATATCGCGGGCATTTGTCCAGAATGTCAAAGCAGGCAGCATTGTCGAAGGTGGAAGTACAATTACTCAGCAGTTGACTAAAAATGCTTTGCTTTCGAGTGAAAAGACTTATAAAAGGAAACTCGAAGAATTCTTTTTGGCGAGGGAAATCGAAAAGCAATATTCCAAAGATGATATCATGCAAATGTACTTGAACCGAATTTATTTCGGTAATGGGTCATGGGGGATTAAAAGGGCTGCGATGGGTTACTTTGGCAAGGAAGTTAAAGACCTTTCCATAAGCGAAGCAGCCATGCTTGCAGGTTTGATCAAGGCTCCGTCCGCGCTTGATCCAAATAAGAATTTTGAAGAAGCGATTGAGAGAAGGAATCTTGTCCTGCAAATGATGAAAACCCATGGTTTTATCCAAGAAAAAGAATATAAACAGGCAATTGCTGAAGAGGTTGTCCTTAATGAAAAAGGCGGAGATCCGTTGCGCGGAAAGTATCCGTATTATGTAGATCACGTCATCGATGAAGCAATCAAGAAATACGGCCTGACGCAGGAAGAAATTTTGACAGGCGGATTGCAAATCTATACTGAGCTTGATGTCACCATGCAATCAGCTGTGGAAGCTACCTACGCTAAGGACGATTTGTTCCCAAAAGGAACGGAAAAACAAATGGTACAAAGCGGTGCTGTACTGGTCGATCCTAAAACCGGAGGCATCCGTGCCCTTGTAGGCGGCCGCGGTGAGCATGTATTCAGGGGGTATAATCGAGCTACTCAGTTAAAAGCACAGCCAGGTTCAACGATGAAGCCACTTGCCGTATTCGCACCGGCGCTTGAAGAAGGCTGGGGTGTGACGGACATGCTTAAGGACGAAGAAATGGAATTCAAAGATTACAAGCCTCAAAACTACAATGGTAAATATAAAGGCGAAGTCCCTATGTATGAAGCATTGAGAGATTCATTGAATGTGCCTTCTGTATGGCTGCTGGATGAAATCGGAATTGTCAAAGGAATGGATGCAGTAAAGAACTTTGGCATCAATCTCGATCCAGTGAATGACCGTAATCTTGGCCTTGCGCTAGGAGGCCTATCGACTGGGGTATCACCGGTAACAATGGCTGAAGCATATTCAGCATTGGCCAATAAGGGCGAACGTCATGAAACACATGCCATCACAAAGATTATTGATAAAGAAGGAAATACTATTGTTGAATATGAAGGGAAGAAGAGCCGTGCTGTTTCAAAAGAAACTGCCGAGAAAATGACGACAATGCTTCTTGGTGTCGTCCAGGAAGGCACAGGGAAAGGTGCACAAATTCCTGGCAGGGAAATAGCAGGCAAAACTGGCTCAACTCAAGTACCGATTGAAGGGATCAAAGGAACGAAAGACCAGTGGTTTGTAGGGTATACTCCACAGCTTGTCGGCGCTGTATGGGTTGGTTATGACAAGACAGATCAGGAACACTTTTTAACCACGACAAGCAGTGAAGGGGCAGCTCTGGTTTTCAAGGACTTCATGGCGGAAGCATTGAAAGATACTAAAGCAGAATCCTTCAATGTTCCTCCGCTTTCAAAATTTATCGAGGAACACAAGAAGCAGCAGCGTGCCAAGTCTGTAAAAGAGCTTGAATCAAGAATCAAAAAGGAATCAGAAAAGCTTAAAAAGCAATGGGAAGAGGCAAAGAAGAAGATAAAAGACAAGAAAGAAAAGCCGAAAGAAGAAGCGAATAAGGAAACAAAAACACAATCTGCCGAAGCGTCAACGAACTCTTCCAGCAGCAATGACACCAGTGAGAAAAAAGATAATGGTGATTCAATGGATACTGGTGGAACTGCCGGCGGAGATGGAAATACCGGCGAAGATGGAGATGCCGGTGGTGAAGGAGATACCGGTGGTGAAGGAGATACCGGTGGTGAAGGAGATGCCGGTGGTGAAGGAGATGCCGGTGGTGAAGGAGATGCCGGTGGTGAAGGAGATGCCGGTGGTGAAGGAGATACCGGTGATGAAGGAGACACCGGTGATGAAGGAGACACCGGTGATTCTGGGGACGAGTCTTCAGGATGATAAAGAACAAGATGATAACGATAACTAATACGAACAAAGCACAGGAGATCGTTCTCCTGTGCTGTTTTTATGAAAGCAACAAAACTTATGAAAAGAGCTTAAGTTAAGACCTTAAAAAAAGACCTGCATGGGGCAGGTCTTTACAAACATCCAATTATATTAAACTTAAAAGGAAACCGATCACGACGACAGCGCCGATGATCATTAGAATGGTTCTTACCACGAAACTTCACCTCAGTTATTGGTTTATCTATTACTGTGACTATATCTGGAATGATTCAGAAGACTCGATCAGGCGCTTGCGTTTTACTCGGAGCACAGAAGCCTCATTTGTAAGCAGCTTGGTAAGCTGATTTAATTTCGGTTCTACATCTGTGCCTTCCATAATAATTTTTAAAGTTGTATTTGGTTCTACCGTCAGCAAGAATGAAACAAGTTTGGACAATGAGGTTGCCTCAACAGCCTTTTGGCGGCTATATAGGTAAGTGGCACCGTCCAATTTCTTTGCTGCCTGATAAATTTCAAGCATTTTTTTCATTGTGAATCTTTTCTGGACCATAACATTTGATGACATAATTTCCTTCATTTATATAAACTCCTTTAATGAATCATTTTATTAGGTTAGTAGAATATTACCCCGTTAAGTTGGTCCGAAAACCTTTTGAGGTGAAAATGGGCGAAGTTGGCAGGTGCAGCTTAAAAGGAGCCTGATGCTAGGATGGTTCTCCAGGACATTGGCGCTCAGTCTCAGGGAGGAGAAAGAAACGGTCAGGAGAAAGTGTTTGAGGACCTGAACATTACGCTAAAATGAAGCTATTAAAAGAGATGCGAGGAGTAATCTTATGAAAAAATTTGCGGAGATTTTCAGGAACATGAGTTTCACCAAGTTATTTTTAGCTAACTTCACTTCTCAAATGGGGAGTACCATTGGGTTGACTGCCTTCATGTTTTTCTTGCTTGACCGTTTCAGCTCCCAGCCAGCTTATGCGACTATAACCGAGCTCATGTATTCCCTGCCAATGCTGGCGGTCTTTTTCTTGATCGGAGTGCTCGCTGACAGGATGGACCGGCAAAAAATAGCGGTTTACTGTGATTGGATCAGTGCGGCTTTATCTTTGGCATTAATTGCTGCTATCTATATTGGCTGGATGCCTCTTGTCTTTGCTGCCCTGTTTTTGAGAAGTGCGGTTCAAAAATTCTTTTTCCCGGCTGAACATGGGATGGTTCAGGGAATATTGAAGAAAGAAGACTACACAACAGCTGCTGGTCTGAATCAGCTTGTCATGAGCCTGTTCATGCTGTTCGGCAATGGTCTCGGAGTTCTCGCTTACTGGTCGATCGGCATCTATGGCGCCATCTTAGTTGACACCTTGTCCTTCATCATCAGTGCGCTGCTCATCCAGAAGACGGTTGTTCCGCATGAAGCCCGACTTCCAAACGGCACTCATTCGCTGAAGGATTTGAACCTCAAATTGGTTTTAAGGGATTTTAAACACGGTTTTATGTATGTGATGAGCAGCAAATTGCTGTTCGCACTGATCGTTGGGTTTTTCATCTTCGGAATCGTCAATGGCGGCTTTTCGGTAATGCCAATCTTCATTCTGAAATATAAGCTTGCGCCGGAAACGTATGAGGAATACTCAATTGTTGTCGGTTTAGTATTTGGAATCGGCGTACTGATTGGAAGTTTCATTGCATCCTTGCTTTCTCAAAAAATCAAGCTCTATCACCTGATTTCTATAGGTCTGCTGATTTCAGGGAGTTTCACGGCACTTGCATCACTGCCAAACAATATTTACCTGTTCTTAGGTCTACTGTTTATCTCTGCTCTGGCTCTGCCGCTTATAAATATCGGGATCGGCGGCTGGCTTCCAAGCATCATTGATCCAAAAATGATGGGCAGGGTACAGGGATTGATCAGCCCGCTCAACATGTTCTCACATTCTCTGACACTTGCTTTCATTGCCTACAGCTTCCCGTCCATTCTTACCATTGAAATGTTATATTGGATTGTCGGCGGCTGCCTTGCCATCGTAGGAGTGTTTTACATGATGGTATTACCGAGGCTTGCAGAGGCGAATGAGACTGCTGTTAATGAGGCAACAGTCGAGCAGGGGATATAGAAAAGTCCTTTCGGGGGCTTTTTTGATGTATTTTAAAAAAACTTTGAACGAATCTTTACTTTGTACGTCTTAATAATAAATAATCAATTAGTAGATAATTTTTTGGGGTGGCGGGGAAAGAGAGGCATGCTTTGATGGATGAGAAAGACTTAATCAATAGCGCTAAAAAAGGCGACCACCGATCGTTTGCTGTGCTGTTCAGGAATCATTATCCCCTGCTGGTAAAATACCTGATGAAAATAACGATGAATCCTGATGTCGCAGAGGAAATTGCGCAAGCAACGATGGCTAAATGTGTGGAGAAAATTCATTTATTCAATGGTAAATCCAAATTCTCTTCATGGCTGATCAGCATAGCAACGAATATGTTTATTGATCAGCAGCGAAAAAAGAAGCGCGAGCGGGAATG
The window above is part of the Mesobacillus jeotgali genome. Proteins encoded here:
- the sigY gene encoding RNA polymerase sigma factor SigY, with translation MDEKDLINSAKKGDHRSFAVLFRNHYPLLVKYLMKITMNPDVAEEIAQATMAKCVEKIHLFNGKSKFSSWLISIATNMFIDQQRKKKREREWNEGEAASRKLQWHMESKNEEWTDALAALSRLTEEMRIPLILKHYYGYSYDEIGEILNIAAGTAKSRVHHGLLAVRRELKVDEKPKGNLART
- a CDS encoding penicillin-binding protein 1A yields the protein MNQVLVLSVSTAVLAFLSFFHVYSEGADISALNDDMAQSTVIYDANGEVASKISALKNEGIKIEDVPDHVKNAVIAIEDHRFYEHDGVDLVGISRAFVQNVKAGSIVEGGSTITQQLTKNALLSSEKTYKRKLEEFFLAREIEKQYSKDDIMQMYLNRIYFGNGSWGIKRAAMGYFGKEVKDLSISEAAMLAGLIKAPSALDPNKNFEEAIERRNLVLQMMKTHGFIQEKEYKQAIAEEVVLNEKGGDPLRGKYPYYVDHVIDEAIKKYGLTQEEILTGGLQIYTELDVTMQSAVEATYAKDDLFPKGTEKQMVQSGAVLVDPKTGGIRALVGGRGEHVFRGYNRATQLKAQPGSTMKPLAVFAPALEEGWGVTDMLKDEEMEFKDYKPQNYNGKYKGEVPMYEALRDSLNVPSVWLLDEIGIVKGMDAVKNFGINLDPVNDRNLGLALGGLSTGVSPVTMAEAYSALANKGERHETHAITKIIDKEGNTIVEYEGKKSRAVSKETAEKMTTMLLGVVQEGTGKGAQIPGREIAGKTGSTQVPIEGIKGTKDQWFVGYTPQLVGAVWVGYDKTDQEHFLTTTSSEGAALVFKDFMAEALKDTKAESFNVPPLSKFIEEHKKQQRAKSVKELESRIKKESEKLKKQWEEAKKKIKDKKEKPKEEANKETKTQSAEASTNSSSSNDTSEKKDNGDSMDTGGTAGGDGNTGEDGDAGGEGDTGGEGDTGGEGDAGGEGDAGGEGDAGGEGDAGGEGDTGDEGDTGDEGDTGDSGDESSG
- a CDS encoding MFS transporter; its protein translation is MKKFAEIFRNMSFTKLFLANFTSQMGSTIGLTAFMFFLLDRFSSQPAYATITELMYSLPMLAVFFLIGVLADRMDRQKIAVYCDWISAALSLALIAAIYIGWMPLVFAALFLRSAVQKFFFPAEHGMVQGILKKEDYTTAAGLNQLVMSLFMLFGNGLGVLAYWSIGIYGAILVDTLSFIISALLIQKTVVPHEARLPNGTHSLKDLNLKLVLRDFKHGFMYVMSSKLLFALIVGFFIFGIVNGGFSVMPIFILKYKLAPETYEEYSIVVGLVFGIGVLIGSFIASLLSQKIKLYHLISIGLLISGSFTALASLPNNIYLFLGLLFISALALPLINIGIGGWLPSIIDPKMMGRVQGLISPLNMFSHSLTLAFIAYSFPSILTIEMLYWIVGGCLAIVGVFYMMVLPRLAEANETAVNEATVEQGI
- a CDS encoding HPr family phosphocarrier protein, coding for MKEIMSSNVMVQKRFTMKKMLEIYQAAKKLDGATYLYSRQKAVEATSLSKLVSFLLTVEPNTTLKIIMEGTDVEPKLNQLTKLLTNEASVLRVKRKRLIESSESFQI